The Streptomyces sp. NBC_00691 genome has a segment encoding these proteins:
- a CDS encoding antibiotic biosynthesis monooxygenase codes for MTAISLEHSTVPADTGEVTLLIARRVEPGYEAAFELWARGILDSAAAFPGHLGHGLFRSSGGGAPWFLVHRFRDAVACRAWQESPERAAWFADCEGHHHTEIARRTLTGMETWFAKPGSTRPAPPRWKMAISATLAIYPISVLGGLVLVPRLTGLPLLLSSAIMACVFNVLMTYVAMPAVSRLLRGWLTP; via the coding sequence GTGACCGCGATCAGCCTTGAGCACTCCACCGTCCCCGCCGACACGGGCGAGGTGACCCTCCTCATAGCCCGCCGGGTGGAGCCCGGCTACGAAGCGGCCTTCGAGCTGTGGGCCAGGGGCATCCTCGACAGCGCGGCCGCCTTCCCGGGGCATCTCGGGCACGGCCTCTTCCGCTCCTCGGGCGGCGGCGCCCCGTGGTTCCTCGTGCACCGCTTCCGGGACGCGGTGGCCTGCCGGGCCTGGCAGGAGTCTCCGGAGCGGGCGGCCTGGTTCGCCGACTGCGAGGGGCACCACCACACGGAGATCGCCCGGCGCACTCTGACCGGCATGGAGACCTGGTTCGCCAAGCCGGGCTCGACGCGGCCCGCACCGCCCCGGTGGAAGATGGCGATCAGTGCGACCCTGGCCATCTATCCCATCTCGGTCCTGGGCGGCCTCGTCCTCGTCCCCCGGCTGACGGGACTTCCCCTTCTGCTCAGCAGCGCGATCATGGCCTGCGTGTTCAACGTGCTCATGACCTACGTGGCGATGCCCGCCGTGAGCAGGCTCCTGCGTGGCTGGCTCACGCCGTAG
- a CDS encoding deoxynucleoside kinase, translating into MSVICVGGMIGIGKTSVAELIAKELGSDVFYESVDDNPILPLFYTASAEEIQAKRYPFLLQLYFLQTRFAAIKEAYKRGDNVLDRSIYEDWYFAKVNHDLGRISSLEMRVYEGLLDEMMREIDGLPYRKAPDLMVYLKADFETVLHRIGLRGRDFEQDEGLVEYYRTLWSGYDDWVHKHYSASDVLVIDMNHTDIVNNAEDATRVAQEVRDALAAATRRA; encoded by the coding sequence ATGTCCGTGATCTGCGTCGGCGGCATGATCGGAATCGGCAAGACGAGCGTGGCCGAGCTGATCGCCAAGGAGCTGGGCAGCGACGTCTTCTACGAGAGCGTGGACGACAACCCGATCCTGCCGCTCTTCTACACGGCGAGCGCCGAGGAGATCCAGGCCAAGCGGTACCCCTTCCTCCTCCAGCTGTACTTCCTCCAGACGCGCTTCGCCGCGATCAAGGAGGCGTACAAGCGGGGTGACAACGTCCTCGACCGCTCCATCTACGAGGACTGGTACTTCGCCAAGGTCAATCACGACCTGGGACGGATCAGCTCCCTCGAGATGCGGGTGTACGAGGGACTGCTCGACGAGATGATGCGCGAGATCGACGGCCTGCCGTACCGCAAGGCTCCCGACCTCATGGTCTACCTCAAGGCGGACTTCGAGACCGTGCTCCACCGCATCGGCCTGCGCGGCCGCGACTTCGAACAGGACGAGGGCCTCGTCGAGTACTACCGGACCCTGTGGTCCGGCTACGACGACTGGGTGCACAAGCACTATTCGGCCAGCGACGTCCTCGTCATCGACATGAACCACACGGACATCGTCAACAACGCGGAGGACGCGACCCGCGTGGCCCAGGAGGTCAGGGACGCCCTGGCGGCCGCCACCCGACGCGCCTGA
- a CDS encoding lamin tail domain-containing protein, with the protein MLEVRAPRGRRLAPIRLAVAGATLLAAATLAAPAAHAAPADDIRINEVVTTGSVDDSIELFNKGAAAVDISGWILKDDDASHTFSVPSGTTLAPGAARAFAVASAFGLGSSDKARLYLPGGSTLVDSYSWTAHSAPSWSRCPDGTGAFKKAALTLGAPNDCGTGGGTNPAPWPGGSSVATADGSNVFGEDLSGLYQEGSVLWAAQNSGKLWRLVRDGSGGWRPDTAGGWTSGKTLRYPGGSGSPDSEAVTLTAAGAAGGAYVATERNGDASGTSRLSVLRYEAATGTGSTLTATKEWNLTAGLPAVGSNLGFEAITWIPDTTLVAAGFKDESTGAAYDPNGYGAHTGGVFLLGVEGTGAVHAYVLQDSGAATRVATIVSGMAGVMELQWEPQAARLWTVCDDTCGGQHRTMKIGTSGAFAPDAAYQRPSGMPDLNNEGFTVAGADECVGGTKPVYWSDDSNTSGHALRRGTVSC; encoded by the coding sequence GTGCTCGAAGTACGCGCTCCCCGGGGGCGCCGCCTCGCCCCGATCCGCCTCGCCGTCGCCGGTGCGACGCTGCTCGCCGCCGCGACGCTGGCCGCCCCGGCGGCGCACGCCGCTCCGGCGGACGACATCCGCATCAACGAGGTGGTGACCACCGGCAGCGTCGACGACTCGATCGAGCTGTTCAACAAGGGCGCGGCCGCGGTCGACATCTCCGGCTGGATCCTCAAGGACGACGACGCGAGCCACACCTTCTCGGTCCCGTCCGGGACGACGCTCGCCCCGGGCGCGGCCCGCGCGTTCGCCGTGGCCTCGGCGTTCGGTCTCGGCTCCAGTGACAAGGCCCGCCTCTACCTGCCGGGCGGCAGCACCCTCGTCGACAGCTACAGCTGGACCGCCCACTCCGCCCCGTCCTGGTCGCGCTGCCCCGACGGCACGGGCGCCTTCAAGAAGGCCGCCCTGACCCTGGGCGCGCCGAACGACTGCGGCACGGGCGGCGGTACGAACCCGGCGCCCTGGCCCGGCGGCAGCTCCGTGGCGACGGCCGACGGGTCGAACGTCTTCGGCGAGGACCTCAGCGGCCTCTACCAGGAGGGCTCCGTCCTCTGGGCCGCCCAGAACTCCGGCAAGCTGTGGCGCCTGGTCCGCGACGGCTCCGGCGGCTGGCGGCCGGACACCGCCGGCGGCTGGACCTCCGGCAAGACGCTGCGCTACCCCGGCGGGAGCGGCAGCCCCGACAGCGAGGCCGTCACCCTCACCGCCGCCGGGGCGGCGGGCGGCGCGTACGTCGCCACCGAGCGCAACGGCGACGCCTCCGGCACCAGCCGCCTGTCCGTCCTCCGCTACGAGGCCGCCACCGGCACCGGCAGCACCCTGACCGCCACGAAGGAGTGGAACCTGACCGCCGGTCTGCCGGCCGTGGGCTCCAACCTCGGCTTCGAGGCCATCACCTGGATCCCCGACACCACCCTCGTCGCGGCCGGGTTCAAGGACGAGTCGACCGGCGCGGCCTATGACCCGAACGGGTACGGCGCGCACACCGGGGGCGTCTTCCTTCTCGGCGTCGAGGGCACCGGCGCGGTCCACGCGTACGTCCTCCAGGACAGCGGCGCCGCCACCCGCGTCGCCACCATCGTCAGCGGCATGGCCGGAGTGATGGAGCTCCAGTGGGAGCCGCAGGCCGCGCGCCTGTGGACGGTCTGCGACGACACGTGCGGCGGCCAGCACAGGACGATGAAGATCGGCACCTCGGGCGCGTTCGCCCCGGACGCCGCCTACCAGCGCCCGAGCGGCATGCCCGACCTCAACAACGAGGGCTTCACCGTGGCCGGAGCCGACGAGTGCGTCGGCGGCACCAAGCCCGTGTACTGGTCCGACGACAGCAACACGAGCGGCCACGCGCTGCGCAGGGGCACCGTCAGCTGCTGA
- a CDS encoding PQQ-dependent sugar dehydrogenase encodes MNVRTRSSALICTLGLVTSLAFTTASAEDGEARRPVASVTKAAKISLTPVATARNPIAGAAGPGGTVWIAERAGTVRVLGPHGLGEPVLDISAETTTDGERGLLGLAFDNARAHLYISYTNLEGTSTIDEFAVRKGRIRPETRRTVLTQAQPYANHNGGDIKFGPDGYLYIAFGDGGAGGDPHGNGQNLDTLLGKLLRIDPRGGTPYAIPRDNPFVGDPKARGEIWAYGLRNPWRFSFDSLKGDLLIGDVGQNDWEEIDWAPARSRGGENYGWSQMEGNHPFRGGTEPANHVRPVHEYARTGLGCAVTGGFVYRGSAIPALRGQYVFSDYCDGTIRSLSLRNGRVTGVNDLVVNGGEVISFVEGRAGELYALALGGTVSRIDPA; translated from the coding sequence GTGAACGTCCGCACGAGAAGCTCGGCTCTCATCTGCACCCTCGGTCTCGTCACCTCCCTCGCCTTCACCACGGCCTCGGCGGAGGACGGTGAAGCCCGCCGACCGGTCGCGTCGGTCACGAAGGCCGCGAAGATCTCGCTCACCCCGGTCGCCACGGCACGCAACCCGATCGCCGGTGCCGCCGGCCCCGGCGGCACGGTCTGGATCGCCGAACGGGCGGGTACGGTCCGGGTGCTGGGTCCCCACGGGCTCGGCGAGCCGGTGCTCGACATCTCCGCCGAGACCACCACCGACGGTGAACGCGGCCTTCTGGGACTCGCGTTCGACAACGCACGGGCGCACCTCTACATCTCGTACACGAACCTCGAAGGCACCAGCACCATCGACGAGTTCGCCGTACGAAAGGGCAGGATCCGGCCGGAGACCCGGCGCACGGTGCTCACCCAGGCGCAGCCGTACGCGAACCACAACGGCGGCGACATCAAGTTCGGGCCCGACGGATACCTCTACATCGCCTTCGGGGACGGCGGCGCGGGCGGCGACCCGCACGGCAACGGGCAGAACCTCGACACACTGCTCGGCAAGCTGCTGCGGATCGACCCCCGCGGGGGCACGCCGTACGCGATCCCCCGCGACAACCCCTTCGTCGGCGATCCGAAGGCGAGGGGCGAGATCTGGGCGTACGGACTGCGCAACCCGTGGCGGTTCTCCTTCGACTCGCTCAAGGGCGACCTGCTGATCGGCGACGTCGGCCAGAACGACTGGGAGGAGATCGACTGGGCGCCCGCGAGGAGCAGGGGCGGCGAGAACTACGGCTGGTCCCAGATGGAGGGCAACCACCCCTTCCGTGGCGGCACCGAGCCGGCGAACCATGTGCGCCCCGTCCACGAGTACGCCCGCACCGGCCTCGGCTGCGCGGTGACCGGCGGGTTCGTCTACCGGGGGAGCGCGATCCCGGCCCTCAGGGGGCAGTACGTGTTCAGCGACTACTGCGACGGCACCATCCGTTCCCTCTCGCTGAGGAACGGCAGGGTGACGGGGGTGAACGACCTCGTCGTCAACGGGGGCGAGGTCATCTCCTTCGTGGAGGGCCGCGCGGGCGAGCTGTACGCCCTCGCGCTCGGCGGCACCGTCTCCCGGATCGACCCGGCTTAG
- a CDS encoding class I SAM-dependent methyltransferase yields MRATVRETYGPADLSSVPVFAGGFINFGHWGSIDLAGPLTVDDRIRSQEAMYRQVLGAAGPLDGRRVVEVGCGLGVGCALALREYRPERVTGMDIHPQQLDRARRANAELLEASPSALRFVRGAAEEMPFGDGEFDCVYSVEAAQHFDDMSAFTREAARVLRPGGRVVVASFFTPDDDPGHGVRLASYLETFADGLDIARPVTLVTEALIRAGLTDARAESIGPDVWQGWDRWLSDQWKPGTWPRNFLKAYEQRHIDYYVVTATRPRV; encoded by the coding sequence ATGCGAGCCACGGTGCGGGAGACGTACGGTCCGGCCGACCTCAGTTCGGTCCCGGTGTTCGCCGGAGGGTTCATCAACTTCGGCCACTGGGGTTCGATCGATCTCGCGGGACCGCTCACCGTCGACGACCGGATCCGCAGCCAGGAGGCCATGTACCGGCAGGTGCTCGGCGCCGCCGGTCCCCTCGACGGCCGGCGCGTCGTCGAGGTCGGCTGTGGGCTCGGTGTCGGCTGCGCGCTCGCCCTGCGCGAGTACCGGCCGGAGCGGGTGACCGGCATGGACATCCATCCGCAGCAGCTGGACCGTGCCCGCCGGGCGAACGCGGAACTGCTGGAGGCCTCGCCGTCGGCGCTTAGGTTCGTCCGCGGCGCGGCGGAGGAGATGCCGTTCGGCGACGGCGAGTTCGACTGCGTCTACAGCGTCGAGGCCGCCCAGCACTTCGACGACATGTCGGCCTTCACCCGGGAGGCGGCCCGGGTGCTGCGGCCCGGCGGGCGCGTGGTCGTCGCGAGCTTCTTCACCCCGGACGACGATCCCGGTCACGGCGTCCGCCTCGCGTCGTATCTGGAGACCTTCGCCGACGGGCTGGACATCGCGCGGCCCGTCACCCTCGTGACCGAGGCCCTCATCCGGGCGGGCCTGACGGACGCGCGGGCGGAGTCCATCGGGCCGGACGTGTGGCAGGGCTGGGACCGCTGGCTGTCGGACCAGTGGAAGCCGGGGACCTGGCCGCGCAACTTCCTGAAGGCCTACGAGCAGCGCCACATCGACTACTACGTGGTCACGGCCACCCGCCCGCGGGTCTGA
- a CDS encoding IS481 family transposase, which translates to MAHRNARLTVFGRRLLVERVCSGRPVAHVAAEMGISRATAHKWIRRWRAEGDAGLHDRASRPRTTPHRTPAAVEDRVCDLRRSRKLGPARIGPIVGLPASTVHRILTRHRLNRLAWLDRPTGTIIRRYERERPGELIHVDVKKLGRIPTGGGHKVLGRQAGRATRSAMGFDYVHSAVDDHSRLAYSEIHPDEKVATCAAFLTRAAAFFHSHGIDRIERVLTDNAWAYRKGLAWKAVLAELGATGKLTRAYRPQTNGKVERFNRTLLDEWAYLRPYTSNDERTEALADFLHTYNHHRCHTALGGHPPISRVNNAAGQYT; encoded by the coding sequence GTGGCCCACCGTAATGCCCGGCTGACCGTCTTCGGTAGGAGACTGCTGGTCGAACGTGTCTGCTCAGGCCGTCCGGTCGCTCATGTGGCCGCCGAGATGGGCATTTCCCGGGCCACGGCCCACAAGTGGATCCGCCGGTGGCGGGCCGAGGGCGACGCCGGTCTGCATGATCGGGCGAGCCGGCCTCGCACGACGCCGCACCGGACCCCGGCCGCGGTGGAGGACCGCGTCTGCGACCTGCGGCGCAGCCGCAAGCTCGGCCCCGCCAGGATCGGCCCGATCGTGGGCCTGCCCGCCTCCACCGTCCACCGGATCCTGACCCGCCACCGGCTCAACCGGCTGGCCTGGCTCGACCGCCCGACCGGCACCATCATCCGCCGCTACGAACGCGAACGTCCGGGCGAACTCATCCACGTCGACGTGAAGAAGCTCGGCCGGATCCCCACCGGCGGCGGTCACAAGGTTCTGGGCCGCCAGGCCGGCCGGGCCACCCGTTCCGCCATGGGCTTCGACTACGTCCACTCCGCCGTCGACGACCACTCCCGACTCGCCTACAGCGAGATCCACCCCGACGAGAAAGTCGCAACCTGCGCGGCCTTCCTGACCCGCGCGGCCGCGTTCTTCCACTCCCATGGCATCGACCGCATCGAGCGGGTGCTGACGGACAACGCCTGGGCCTACCGCAAGGGCCTGGCATGGAAGGCAGTCCTGGCCGAGCTCGGTGCGACCGGCAAGCTGACCCGTGCCTACCGGCCACAGACCAACGGCAAGGTCGAACGCTTCAACCGCACCCTGCTCGACGAATGGGCCTACCTGCGGCCCTACACCTCAAACGACGAGCGGACCGAGGCCCTGGCAGACTTCCTCCACACCTACAACCACCACCGCTGCCACACCGCACTGGGCGGACACCCGCCGATCAGCCGTGTCAACAACGCTGCGGGTCAATACACCTAG
- a CDS encoding ABC transporter ATP-binding protein: MSHPLLRANGIDVRFGGVHALRDVTLSVGPGEICGLIGPNGAGKTTLFDVMSGIRRPDAGTIAYDGTDITRRSPVWRARHGIRRTFQRQQLFGQLTVTDNLVVAQDWRGGVRPAARRHRERAAAVLHECGLGALGDTYAGGLPVGRARMVELARALADPPRVLLLDEPASGTTAEERRELGAVIRHMADEENCAVLLVEHNVAFVMELCSRVVVLDLGRVLAEGTAAEVHADPAVREAYLGTGPGGGGRDRPGHDRA, encoded by the coding sequence ATGAGCCACCCGCTGCTCCGCGCGAACGGGATCGACGTCCGCTTCGGCGGCGTCCATGCCCTGCGCGACGTGACCCTCTCCGTCGGCCCGGGTGAGATCTGCGGCCTCATCGGGCCGAACGGCGCGGGCAAGACGACGCTCTTCGACGTCATGTCGGGGATACGGCGGCCGGACGCGGGAACGATCGCGTACGACGGTACGGACATCACCCGTCGCTCTCCCGTCTGGCGGGCCCGGCACGGCATCCGTCGCACCTTCCAACGCCAGCAGCTCTTCGGTCAGTTGACCGTCACCGACAATCTCGTCGTGGCGCAGGACTGGCGCGGTGGAGTGCGGCCGGCGGCGCGTCGCCACCGGGAACGGGCCGCGGCCGTGCTCCACGAGTGCGGGCTCGGCGCGCTCGGCGACACGTACGCGGGTGGGCTGCCCGTCGGTCGGGCCCGCATGGTCGAGCTTGCCCGCGCGCTCGCCGACCCGCCCCGGGTCCTGCTCCTGGACGAGCCCGCATCGGGGACGACCGCCGAGGAGCGTCGTGAACTCGGCGCAGTCATACGGCACATGGCCGACGAGGAGAACTGTGCGGTGCTGCTGGTCGAGCACAACGTGGCCTTCGTGATGGAGCTGTGCTCACGCGTCGTGGTGCTCGACCTCGGCCGGGTTCTCGCGGAGGGGACGGCGGCCGAGGTCCACGCGGACCCGGCGGTGCGGGAGGCGTACCTGGGCACCGGACCCGGCGGAGGGGGGCGCGATCGCCCCGGCCACGACAGGGCCTAG
- a CDS encoding ABC transporter permease subunit: MGDLLGFVLSGLVSGALYALLATGLVLSYSASGLFNFAHGATGYLCALAFYELHSGFGWPAVPTALLLVLVVAPGLGWGLDRLMFRKLAKVGETAQIVATIGLLVALPAAGLWVVELLERAGAPVLPAENQFGLPGVGPSPAVAWQPLDGVGIDSDQLITWIATALAAAGLWVLMRHTRLGLRLRAAVDDRALTELRGISADRLSSTAWMLSSGLAGLAGVLATPLLGLSAHDYTLFLFVSATAAVLGRFASVPLAFAGGLGLGVLQNLVAGYASFADGVTGFRTAVPFLILFAGLVVLAQRRRAAGTAAADPPPVDYLAGRGWGRRWGVWLVAGTLLGAAFYTVTTPFWSGILTQGLAIGLVFMSFTVVTGLGAMVSLAQATFVTGAALVAGLLMSHGWPFAAAAAVGTAAAALLGAVVALPALRLGGRSLALATLALAFLADQVLFQLGWLRNGDTGWEIPRPVAGPVDLGDDRAMGLALVLLTGVLVAMLTRLRGSRWGRAMLAVRSAPEAAAASGVSVVRTKLLLFTVSAGLAGFGGVLYASYNTRITATDFTAMTGLVWLAVVVAAGVRRPQFAVVAGLVFAVVPHLMATYVTESAHLPVILFGLAGLALANDPDGYCAALPSRRAARRAAPRGTAARGAVPGDLALTASGDSRVPEQVAGHRAPEGGGRPSAGVTADTARAGEGPPGPPGGRPAEPYGLGVGPGGLAPRGAGVGGPGGTAGALELSGVHAGYGGAPVLHGVDLVVRGGEVLVLLGPNGAGKSTLCRVAAGLLRPAGGLVRVRGEDATRDPAVTRARRGVRLAPEGRGIFAGLSIEENLTLQLTGAEDRDAVYTRFPALAARRSVAAGSLSGGEQQLLALAPLLQRPPAVLVADEPSLGLAPLVVDEVFRLLAELRDHGTALILVEEKAAEVLGIADTVAYLAQGEIVWSGPRSEVDRERLAEAYLGTGARR, encoded by the coding sequence GTGGGTGACCTGCTGGGCTTCGTCCTGAGCGGGCTGGTCTCGGGCGCGCTGTACGCGCTGCTGGCGACCGGCCTCGTGCTGTCCTACTCCGCCTCCGGGCTCTTCAACTTCGCGCACGGCGCCACCGGCTATCTGTGCGCGCTGGCGTTCTACGAGCTCCACTCCGGCTTCGGCTGGCCGGCCGTCCCCACCGCGCTGCTCCTGGTGCTCGTGGTGGCGCCCGGCCTCGGCTGGGGCCTGGACCGGCTGATGTTCAGGAAGCTGGCCAAGGTCGGTGAGACGGCACAGATCGTGGCGACCATCGGCCTGCTGGTCGCGCTGCCCGCTGCCGGACTGTGGGTGGTCGAACTCCTGGAGCGGGCGGGCGCCCCGGTCCTGCCCGCCGAGAACCAGTTCGGGCTGCCGGGCGTCGGGCCGAGCCCGGCGGTGGCCTGGCAGCCGCTCGACGGTGTCGGCATCGACTCCGACCAGCTGATCACCTGGATCGCCACCGCACTCGCGGCGGCGGGCCTGTGGGTCCTGATGCGGCACACGCGGCTCGGCCTGCGGCTGCGGGCGGCCGTGGACGACCGCGCGCTGACCGAGCTGCGGGGCATCAGCGCGGACCGGCTCTCCTCCACCGCGTGGATGCTGTCGTCCGGACTCGCGGGCCTCGCCGGTGTCCTCGCGACCCCGCTGCTCGGGCTCTCCGCGCACGACTACACCCTGTTCCTGTTCGTCTCGGCCACCGCGGCGGTCCTCGGCCGCTTCGCGTCGGTGCCGCTCGCCTTCGCGGGCGGCCTCGGGCTCGGGGTGCTGCAGAACCTGGTGGCGGGATACGCGTCGTTCGCCGACGGCGTCACCGGCTTCCGCACGGCCGTACCGTTCCTCATCCTCTTCGCCGGACTCGTCGTCCTCGCACAGCGCCGGCGGGCGGCGGGCACGGCGGCCGCGGACCCCCCGCCGGTGGACTATCTCGCCGGCAGGGGGTGGGGCCGCCGCTGGGGCGTGTGGCTGGTGGCCGGCACGTTGCTCGGCGCGGCGTTCTACACCGTCACCACCCCCTTCTGGAGCGGGATCCTGACCCAGGGGCTCGCGATCGGGCTCGTGTTCATGTCGTTCACGGTGGTCACCGGGCTCGGCGCGATGGTGTCCCTCGCCCAGGCGACGTTCGTGACGGGCGCCGCCCTGGTCGCGGGGCTGCTGATGAGTCACGGCTGGCCCTTCGCCGCCGCCGCGGCGGTCGGCACGGCGGCGGCGGCCCTGCTCGGAGCCGTGGTCGCGCTGCCCGCGCTACGGCTCGGCGGCAGATCGCTGGCCCTGGCCACCCTGGCGCTCGCCTTCCTGGCGGACCAGGTGCTGTTCCAGCTGGGGTGGTTGCGCAACGGCGACACCGGGTGGGAGATCCCGCGGCCGGTGGCGGGACCGGTGGACCTGGGCGACGACCGCGCCATGGGGCTCGCGCTCGTGCTGCTCACCGGGGTGCTCGTCGCGATGCTGACCCGGCTGCGCGGCTCCCGCTGGGGTCGCGCCATGCTGGCGGTCCGCTCGGCCCCGGAGGCCGCCGCGGCCTCGGGGGTGTCGGTGGTACGGACGAAACTCCTGCTGTTCACCGTGTCAGCGGGCCTCGCGGGCTTCGGCGGGGTGCTCTACGCCTCGTACAACACCAGGATCACGGCAACGGACTTCACGGCGATGACGGGCCTGGTGTGGCTGGCGGTCGTCGTCGCGGCGGGCGTGCGCAGACCGCAGTTCGCGGTGGTGGCGGGGCTGGTCTTCGCGGTCGTCCCGCATCTGATGGCGACGTACGTGACGGAGTCCGCGCACCTGCCGGTGATCCTCTTCGGTCTGGCGGGTCTCGCCCTCGCCAACGACCCGGACGGGTACTGCGCCGCGCTGCCGTCGAGGCGAGCGGCCCGGCGCGCCGCGCCACGGGGGACGGCGGCACGGGGGGCGGTGCCGGGGGACCTCGCCCTCACGGCGTCGGGGGATTCGCGCGTCCCGGAGCAGGTGGCGGGCCACCGGGCCCCGGAGGGAGGCGGCCGGCCGTCCGCCGGCGTCACCGCGGACACCGCCCGGGCGGGCGAGGGCCCGCCCGGTCCGCCGGGCGGGCGGCCGGCCGAGCCGTACGGCCTCGGCGTCGGGCCCGGGGGTCTCGCCCCACGCGGGGCCGGCGTCGGCGGTCCCGGCGGGACGGCGGGCGCTCTGGAGCTGAGCGGGGTCCACGCCGGGTACGGTGGCGCGCCCGTGCTGCACGGTGTGGATCTCGTCGTGCGCGGCGGTGAGGTGCTGGTGCTCCTCGGGCCCAACGGGGCCGGGAAGTCCACCCTCTGCCGGGTCGCGGCGGGACTGCTGCGGCCGGCCGGCGGTCTCGTGCGGGTACGGGGTGAGGACGCCACCCGCGACCCGGCGGTCACCCGGGCCCGCCGGGGAGTACGGCTGGCCCCCGAAGGGCGGGGGATCTTCGCCGGACTGTCGATCGAGGAGAACCTGACCCTGCAGCTGACGGGGGCGGAGGACCGGGACGCCGTGTACACGCGGTTCCCCGCGCTCGCCGCCCGCCGCTCCGTCGCCGCCGGGTCCCTGTCGGGCGGTGAGCAGCAGCTCCTCGCCCTCGCCCCGCTCCTCCAGCGGCCGCCGGCGGTCCTCGTCGCCGACGAACCGTCCCTCGGTCTCGCGCCCCTCGTCGTGGACGAGGTCTTCCGTCTCCTGGCCGAACTCCGGGACCACGGGACCGCGTTGATCCTTGTCGAGGAGAAGGCGGCCGAGGTTCTCGGCATCGCCGACACCGTGGCGTACCTCGCCCAGGGAGAGATCGTCTGGTCCGGGCCGCGGTCCGAGGTGGACCGGGAGCGGCTCGCCGAGGCCTACCTGGGGACGGGAGCCCGCCGATGA
- a CDS encoding ABC transporter substrate-binding protein — protein sequence MPRPLRVIAASFALLLVTACNSASSGGSTPSSVRGVTDGAIKVGGIVSMTTASGYSKKDTDLGARARYDRANAEGGVNGRKIEYLGAEDDGQDPARNLAAARELVQQDKVFAVSPMSSVTFAGADFLDSQKVPTVGWGTLPSFCGPAHLYGFNGCLVPTPGGTLNQTWPEGLAAVLGGARGKSVALIAGDNDAGKFGIRTFTQGFKAAGFQVAYAKAAVPATSMPSDWSAYTKEILRSGPGGAAPDAVVSVMQTPYNIGLFTALKRSGYEGVISDPTDYDPGLLAKDATKQALDGVYVLLQFQPFEADSPAMRQFKADIKKAAGGKDIPLNMHLMTGYMSADLFLSIAGKAGRDLTVESFQKAADGFSDTGTLVGDRAEPKGQKESFGCGALVRLTNGRYEVAVPFTCYPPIPFG from the coding sequence GTGCCCCGACCCTTGCGCGTCATCGCCGCCAGTTTCGCGCTGCTCCTCGTCACCGCCTGCAACTCCGCCTCCAGCGGCGGGAGTACGCCCTCCTCCGTACGCGGAGTCACCGACGGCGCCATCAAGGTCGGAGGCATCGTCTCCATGACGACGGCCAGCGGCTACTCCAAGAAGGACACCGATCTCGGCGCCCGCGCACGCTACGACCGGGCCAACGCCGAAGGCGGGGTCAACGGGCGGAAGATCGAGTACCTGGGGGCCGAGGACGACGGTCAGGACCCCGCACGGAACCTGGCCGCCGCCCGTGAGCTCGTCCAGCAGGACAAGGTCTTCGCCGTGTCCCCGATGAGCTCGGTCACCTTCGCCGGGGCCGACTTCCTCGACTCCCAGAAGGTCCCGACCGTGGGCTGGGGCACCCTCCCCTCCTTCTGTGGACCGGCACACCTCTACGGCTTCAACGGCTGCCTCGTCCCGACGCCCGGAGGCACGCTCAACCAGACCTGGCCCGAGGGCCTCGCGGCCGTTCTCGGCGGCGCGCGCGGCAAGTCGGTCGCGCTGATCGCCGGCGACAACGACGCGGGCAAGTTCGGCATCCGCACCTTCACCCAGGGCTTCAAGGCGGCCGGCTTCCAGGTCGCGTACGCCAAGGCCGCGGTCCCGGCGACCTCGATGCCCAGCGACTGGTCGGCGTACACCAAGGAGATCCTCCGCTCGGGCCCCGGCGGCGCCGCACCCGACGCCGTGGTCTCCGTGATGCAGACGCCGTACAACATCGGCCTGTTCACGGCGCTCAAGCGGTCCGGCTACGAGGGGGTCATCTCCGACCCGACGGACTACGACCCCGGGCTGCTCGCGAAGGACGCGACCAAGCAGGCCCTCGACGGGGTGTACGTGCTGCTGCAGTTCCAGCCCTTCGAGGCCGACAGCCCCGCGATGCGGCAGTTCAAAGCCGACATCAAGAAGGCCGCGGGCGGCAAGGACATACCCCTCAACATGCACCTCATGACGGGGTACATGAGTGCCGATCTCTTCCTCTCGATCGCCGGGAAGGCGGGCAGGGACCTCACCGTCGAGTCCTTCCAGAAGGCCGCCGACGGGTTCTCCGACACCGGGACCCTCGTGGGCGACCGCGCCGAGCCCAAGGGGCAGAAGGAGAGCTTCGGCTGCGGGGCGCTCGTGCGGCTGACGAACGGACGGTACGAGGTGGCGGTGCCGTTCACGTGCTATCCGCCGATCCCCTTCGGCTGA